In Amycolatopsis coloradensis, one genomic interval encodes:
- a CDS encoding shikimate dehydrogenase: MTSYLIGLVGTGIGPSLSPALHEREADELGLRYLYRRLDLDVLRLPIGEVLAAARTAGFDGLNVTHPVKQQVLPYLDEVAPDAAALGAVNTVVFREGVATGHNTDATGFARNLIQGLPDAEMDTVVLLGAGGAGAAVAHALLSLGAGRLIVHDVDSARAGTLVSALLRRFGDDRALPGSLDDIRVADGLVHATPTGMAAYPGSPVPAESLRPGMWVADIVYRPLETTLLKQARERGCRTLHGGGMVVFQAADSFRLFTGAEPDADRMLRHFEALEGKPSHVR, from the coding sequence GTGACCAGCTACCTCATCGGCCTGGTCGGTACCGGTATCGGGCCGTCGCTCAGCCCGGCGCTGCACGAACGGGAAGCCGACGAGCTCGGGCTGCGCTATCTCTACCGGCGGCTCGACCTCGACGTGCTGAGGCTGCCGATCGGCGAAGTGCTGGCCGCCGCGCGGACCGCGGGCTTCGACGGTCTCAACGTCACGCATCCGGTGAAACAACAGGTGCTGCCGTATCTCGACGAGGTCGCGCCGGACGCCGCGGCACTCGGCGCGGTCAACACGGTGGTGTTCCGCGAGGGGGTCGCCACCGGGCACAACACGGACGCGACCGGTTTCGCCCGCAACCTCATCCAGGGCCTGCCGGATGCCGAGATGGACACAGTCGTCCTCCTCGGCGCGGGTGGGGCGGGCGCGGCCGTGGCCCATGCCCTGCTTTCGCTGGGGGCCGGGCGGCTGATCGTCCACGACGTCGACTCGGCGCGTGCCGGGACACTGGTCTCCGCGCTGCTGCGGCGGTTCGGTGACGACCGGGCCCTCCCCGGTTCCCTCGATGACATCCGTGTCGCCGACGGCCTCGTCCACGCCACACCGACCGGGATGGCCGCGTATCCGGGATCGCCCGTTCCCGCCGAGTCGCTGCGCCCGGGGATGTGGGTGGCCGACATCGTCTACCGGCCGCTGGAGACCACGCTGCTCAAGCAGGCGCGTGAGCGAGGATGCCGGACACTGCACGGCGGCGGGATGGTGGTGTTCCAGGCGGCGGACTCGTTCCGCCTGTTCACCGGCGCGGAGCCGGACGCAGACCGGATGCTCCGGCATTTCGAAGCGCTGGAAGGGAAACCCTCCCATGTCCGGTGA
- a CDS encoding TetR/AcrR family transcriptional regulator, translated as MAAPSSEVERQRDKERTRAEILAVATREFADKGYAGARVDEIAARTSTTKRMIYYYFGGKEQLYVAALERAYATIRALEQDLDVDHLEPEDAIRQLAELTFDHHEANPDFIRLVSIENIHHGEHIARSEALSGMANPALDVLTRILDRGREAGRFRDDADALDVHMVISSFCVFRLANRHTFSAIFGRDMLDPARRDHYRLMLGDLVIEYLTA; from the coding sequence GTGGCCGCACCGTCGTCCGAGGTCGAGCGTCAGCGCGACAAGGAACGCACCCGCGCCGAAATCCTCGCGGTGGCCACCAGGGAGTTCGCCGACAAGGGCTACGCCGGCGCCAGAGTGGACGAGATCGCCGCCCGCACGAGCACCACCAAGCGGATGATCTACTACTACTTCGGCGGCAAGGAACAGCTCTACGTCGCCGCCCTCGAACGGGCGTACGCGACGATCCGCGCCCTCGAACAGGATCTCGACGTCGACCACCTCGAACCCGAGGACGCGATCCGCCAGCTCGCCGAACTCACCTTCGACCACCACGAGGCGAACCCGGACTTCATCCGTCTCGTGAGTATCGAGAACATCCACCACGGCGAGCACATCGCGCGCTCGGAAGCCTTGTCCGGCATGGCGAACCCGGCCCTCGACGTGCTCACCCGCATCCTCGACCGCGGCCGCGAAGCAGGCCGGTTCCGCGACGACGCCGACGCACTCGACGTGCACATGGTGATCAGCTCGTTCTGCGTGTTCCGCCTCGCGAACCGGCACACCTTCTCGGCGATCTTCGGCCGCGACATGCTCGATCCGGCGCGCCGCGATCACTATCGCCTGATGCTGGGCGATCTGGTGATCGAGTACCTGACGGCCTGA
- a CDS encoding SRPBCC family protein, with amino-acid sequence MVHVHRTITVRTPAQTVVGYLRDFAHAESWDPGTVSCTRIDTGPIAVGAQWHNVSEFRGKKTELTYRLERLEPDRIVFVGSNKTATSTDDLTISEEDGATTVSYHATIEFHGLAKLADPFLKREFERMGDELVPAMKATLEAL; translated from the coding sequence CGTGCACCGGACGATCACCGTCCGAACCCCCGCCCAGACCGTCGTCGGCTACCTGCGGGACTTCGCGCACGCCGAGTCGTGGGACCCCGGTACCGTGTCCTGCACCCGTATCGATACCGGCCCGATCGCCGTCGGAGCGCAATGGCACAACGTGTCCGAGTTCCGCGGCAAGAAGACCGAGCTGACCTATCGCCTCGAGCGGCTGGAGCCGGACCGGATCGTGTTCGTCGGCAGCAACAAGACCGCGACGTCCACCGACGATCTGACGATCTCCGAGGAAGATGGCGCGACGACCGTCAGCTACCACGCCACCATCGAGTTCCACGGCCTGGCCAAACTCGCGGACCCGTTTCTCAAGCGGGAGTTCGAAAGGATGGGCGACGAGTTGGTGCCGGCGATGAAGGCGACGCTCGAAGCGCTTTGA
- a CDS encoding MFS transporter, protein MPRKAAMAAWIGSALEYYDFFIYGTAAALVFNKVFFPASSPATGTLLALATFGVGYLARPVGAFVLGHVGDRLGRKKVLVFTLVLMGVTTFLVGCLPTYDSVGVLAPVLLVILRLLQGLSAAGEQAGANSMSLEHAPSHRRGYYTSFTLSGTQAGQILATAVFLPIAALPQEQLLTWGWRIPFWCSAVVVVVGFVIRRKIDETPVFEQNRSDIAKLPVAVLFRTHWKDVLRVVVAATIASVSTIFTVYALSYAVNTVGLERGPILWVGVLANVAALLAIPFLAGLSDRIGRKPVFIAGCLACAVLIFPYLWSISDGSYPLIFTLGILLFGVAYSAVNGVWPSFYGEMFSARVRLSGMAIGTQIGFAIAGFAPSVVAAIGSGKDDWLGVAVFTAAVCLLSAAAALTARETHRVPTEDLGVPHVRRVKESASVTRGG, encoded by the coding sequence ATGCCCCGCAAGGCCGCAATGGCCGCCTGGATCGGCAGCGCCTTGGAGTACTACGACTTCTTCATCTACGGAACCGCCGCCGCACTGGTGTTCAACAAGGTCTTCTTCCCCGCCTCCTCCCCCGCCACCGGAACACTGCTCGCGCTGGCGACCTTCGGCGTCGGCTACCTCGCCCGCCCGGTCGGCGCGTTCGTGCTCGGGCACGTCGGCGACCGCTTGGGCCGCAAGAAGGTCCTGGTGTTCACGCTGGTGCTGATGGGCGTCACGACATTCCTGGTCGGCTGCCTGCCGACGTACGACTCCGTCGGGGTGCTCGCGCCGGTCCTGCTGGTGATACTTCGCCTCCTGCAAGGACTTTCGGCCGCCGGCGAGCAGGCGGGCGCCAACTCGATGTCGCTGGAACACGCGCCGTCCCACCGGCGCGGCTACTACACGAGCTTCACCCTCAGCGGCACCCAAGCCGGTCAGATCCTGGCCACCGCGGTGTTCCTGCCGATCGCCGCGCTCCCCCAGGAGCAGTTGCTCACGTGGGGCTGGCGGATCCCGTTCTGGTGCAGCGCCGTCGTGGTGGTGGTCGGCTTCGTGATCCGCCGCAAGATCGACGAGACCCCGGTCTTCGAACAGAACCGGTCCGACATCGCCAAACTGCCGGTCGCCGTGCTGTTCCGGACGCACTGGAAAGACGTGCTCCGGGTGGTCGTCGCGGCCACCATCGCCTCCGTCAGCACGATCTTCACCGTCTACGCGCTGAGCTACGCGGTCAACACGGTCGGCCTGGAACGCGGGCCGATCCTGTGGGTCGGCGTACTGGCCAACGTCGCCGCGCTGCTCGCGATCCCTTTCCTGGCAGGGCTTTCCGACCGGATCGGCCGTAAACCGGTGTTCATCGCTGGCTGCCTCGCTTGCGCGGTGCTGATCTTCCCGTACCTGTGGTCCATTTCGGACGGTTCGTACCCGTTGATCTTCACCCTCGGAATCCTGCTGTTCGGTGTCGCCTACAGCGCCGTCAACGGGGTGTGGCCGTCGTTCTACGGCGAGATGTTCAGCGCCAGGGTCCGCCTTTCGGGGATGGCGATCGGAACGCAGATCGGGTTCGCCATCGCCGGGTTCGCACCCAGCGTCGTGGCCGCGATCGGCTCGGGGAAGGACGACTGGCTCGGCGTCGCCGTCTTCACCGCAGCCGTCTGCCTGCTCAGCGCCGCGGCCGCGCTCACCGCGCGCGAAACGCACCGTGTCCCGACCGAGGACCTCGGCGTGCCGCACGTTCGGCGGGTGAAAGAGTCCGCTTCGGTGACACGTGGCGGATGA